Proteins encoded by one window of Bacillus sp. DTU_2020_1000418_1_SI_GHA_SEK_038:
- a CDS encoding Asp23/Gls24 family envelope stress response protein, with translation MSIELNTKFGQIDISNEVIATIAGGAAVDCYGIVGMASKNQLKDGLTDILRKENFTRGVIVRQDEDEVHIDMYIIVSYGTKISEIAHNVQSKVKYILDKTVGLSTDSVNIYVQGVRVTNP, from the coding sequence ATGTCCATCGAACTTAATACGAAATTCGGTCAAATTGATATTTCGAATGAAGTAATTGCTACAATTGCAGGTGGGGCTGCGGTTGATTGTTATGGAATTGTAGGAATGGCCTCCAAAAATCAGCTAAAGGACGGACTAACTGATATTTTGCGTAAAGAGAACTTTACTCGTGGGGTCATCGTTAGACAGGATGAAGATGAAGTACATATTGATATGTATATTATAGTAAGTTATGGAACGAAAATTTCTGAGATTGCTCACAACGTGCAATCAAAGGTAAAATACATCCTAGATAAAACAGTTGGTCTGAGCACGGACTCGGTTAATATTTACGTTCAAGGAGTTCGTGTGACGAACCCGTAG
- a CDS encoding DAK2 domain-containing protein, whose protein sequence is MSINALDGKRFAEMVITGANHLSANAQYVDSLNVFPVPDGDTGTNMNLSLTSGAKEVKNNIQDHIGKVGSALSKGLLMGARGNSGVILSQLFRGFSKAIEQKAEINSIEFADALHSGVETAYKAVMKPVEGTILTVAKDSAKRAVQVAKNEKDLIALMEEIVKESKASLSRTPDLLPVLKEVGVVDSGGQGLVFVYEGFLAQLKGEELPDSPSAFPKMEDLVSAEHHKNIHSFMNTEDIEFGYCTEFMVKFEPEKLAKSPFSEEAFRTDLSKFGDSLLVIADDELVKVHIHSEQPGECLSYGQRYGSLINMKIENMRQQHSNLVEGTQTQASSAPVSKELKEYGIVTVSMGQGIADLFRSIGAHAVIEGGQTMNPSTEDIVKAIEEVHAKKVIILPNNKNIIMAAEQAAEVAEQEVIVIPTKTVPQGMSALLAFNPSAELAQNKYGMTEALQHVKTGQITFAVRDTSIDGLEIEKDDFMGIAEGKILVKNKDKVQTAKDLLSNMLDEDSEILTILKGEDASDEDVQAIVNLVEEEFEEIEIEIHDGKQPLYAFIFAIE, encoded by the coding sequence GTGTCAATTAATGCACTAGATGGAAAACGTTTTGCAGAAATGGTCATTACGGGAGCCAATCACTTATCTGCGAATGCCCAATATGTTGATTCACTTAACGTTTTCCCAGTTCCTGACGGTGATACAGGAACAAATATGAATTTGTCGCTAACATCAGGAGCGAAGGAAGTAAAGAATAATATTCAAGACCATATTGGTAAGGTCGGTTCAGCACTATCCAAAGGATTGCTAATGGGAGCCCGTGGGAACTCCGGGGTTATTTTATCCCAGCTTTTCCGAGGCTTTTCTAAAGCCATTGAACAGAAGGCTGAAATTAATAGTATAGAATTTGCTGATGCGCTTCATAGTGGAGTAGAAACAGCTTATAAGGCCGTAATGAAGCCTGTTGAAGGAACAATTTTGACAGTTGCAAAAGACTCGGCCAAAAGAGCAGTGCAAGTAGCCAAAAATGAAAAAGACCTTATTGCCTTAATGGAAGAAATAGTCAAAGAGTCGAAGGCATCACTTAGCCGCACTCCAGACCTGCTTCCCGTTTTGAAAGAGGTAGGAGTAGTTGATAGCGGAGGCCAAGGTCTTGTCTTTGTATATGAGGGATTCCTCGCTCAATTAAAGGGTGAAGAACTTCCTGACAGTCCTTCCGCATTTCCAAAAATGGAAGATTTGGTTAGTGCGGAGCATCACAAAAACATACATAGCTTTATGAATACAGAAGATATTGAATTTGGTTATTGCACTGAATTTATGGTTAAATTTGAACCAGAAAAGCTTGCTAAAAGTCCGTTCTCCGAAGAAGCTTTTCGAACGGATTTGAGTAAATTTGGTGACTCATTATTAGTTATTGCCGATGATGAGCTTGTTAAAGTTCATATTCACTCGGAACAGCCTGGCGAATGCTTATCTTATGGGCAGCGTTATGGAAGCCTTATCAATATGAAGATCGAAAATATGCGTCAGCAGCACTCTAACTTAGTTGAAGGTACCCAAACCCAAGCAAGTTCTGCACCAGTATCGAAGGAATTAAAGGAATATGGTATTGTCACAGTCTCGATGGGACAGGGCATTGCTGACCTATTCCGAAGCATTGGAGCCCATGCAGTTATTGAAGGTGGCCAAACGATGAACCCGAGTACTGAAGATATTGTGAAGGCGATCGAAGAAGTCCATGCGAAAAAGGTCATCATTCTTCCTAATAATAAAAATATTATTATGGCAGCTGAGCAGGCAGCCGAAGTCGCAGAACAAGAGGTTATTGTCATCCCGACTAAGACAGTTCCACAAGGAATGTCAGCATTGCTTGCGTTCAACCCAAGTGCTGAATTAGCCCAAAATAAGTACGGCATGACAGAAGCACTTCAACATGTAAAAACAGGGCAGATTACATTTGCAGTAAGAGACACAAGCATTGATGGTCTTGAAATTGAGAAGGATGATTTCATGGGAATCGCCGAAGGGAAAATCCTTGTCAAAAATAAAGATAAGGTCCAGACAGCAAAAGACCTTCTTTCTAACATGCTTGATGAGGATTCGGAAATTTTAACGATTCTAAAGGGTGAGGACGCTTCTGACGAAGATGTACAAGCCATCGTCAATTTAGTTGAAGAAGAGTTTGAAGAAATTGAAATTGAAATACATGATGGAAAACAGCCGTTGTATGCATTTATTTTTGCAATTGAATAA
- a CDS encoding thiamine diphosphokinase, which produces MIINLLAGGPVSLLPNLDIYKQEGDIWIGVDRGVLTLFSIGIQPSIAFGDFDSVSAEEMAVIEEQIVDLKRFRPEKDETDMELALNWAIKQKPKLIRIFGATGGRLDHFFANIQLLVNPFLHGEDAQIEIIDHSNIIYIKGPGIHEIKRNLLFKYVSFIPLSMEIHDLTLNGFKYPLQDEHIQMGSTLCISNELINDSGNFSFSKGIIMVVRSKD; this is translated from the coding sequence ATGATAATAAATTTATTAGCGGGAGGACCTGTAAGCCTGTTGCCAAACCTAGATATTTACAAGCAAGAAGGGGATATTTGGATTGGAGTCGATAGAGGCGTCTTAACACTTTTTTCAATCGGGATACAACCATCGATCGCTTTCGGGGATTTTGATTCAGTTTCAGCTGAGGAAATGGCTGTTATCGAGGAGCAAATAGTAGATTTGAAACGTTTTCGGCCAGAGAAAGATGAAACAGATATGGAATTAGCATTAAATTGGGCCATTAAACAAAAGCCAAAATTAATTCGCATATTTGGCGCAACAGGCGGAAGATTGGATCACTTTTTTGCCAATATACAGCTGCTTGTTAATCCATTCCTGCATGGTGAAGATGCTCAAATCGAAATCATTGATCACAGTAATATCATCTATATAAAAGGACCGGGAATTCATGAAATTAAGAGAAATCTTCTGTTTAAATATGTATCCTTCATCCCTCTATCTATGGAAATTCACGATTTAACCTTAAATGGGTTTAAGTATCCATTACAGGATGAGCATATTCAAATGGGATCCACGCTATGTATTAGTAACGAACTTATTAACGATAGTGGGAATTTTTCATTTTCAAAAGGCATAATAATGGTTGTAAGAAGTAAAGATTAA
- the recG gene encoding ATP-dependent DNA helicase RecG: protein MTLPVTAVKGIGEETAAALEEMNIKTVKDLLEYFPFRYEDYRQKDLAEVKHEERVTVIGKIHSEPSLVYYGRKRSRLTLRVLVGNYLIQTVLFNQPYIKNKISINETVTVTGKWDQHRQTITASELHVGSVIKSKDFEPVYTVKGKVTVKGLRRFISLAFSQFGTDVEETLPELYLIKYKLLNRRTALNIMHFPADQNDLKQARRRFVYEEFFYFQIKMQALRKIDREQSKGISQLYHLENLKLFIHSLPFSLTDAQKRVVKEILSDMKSPFRMNRLLQGDVGSGKTAVAAIALYASRTAGFQGALMVPTEILAEQHAESLKQMLDPFQIKCELLTSSVKGKRRREILQLLKEGEIDVLIGTHALIQDEVEFQKLGLVITDEQHRFGVEQRRVLREKGENPDVLFMTATPIPRTLAITVFGEMDVSIIDEMPAGRKVIETYWAKPSMLERVLGFVEKELRAGHQAYVICPLIEESDKLDVQNAIDVHAQLTHFFNGRYQVGLMHGRLHSDEKEAVMKEFSHNEIQVLVSTTVVEVGVNVPNATMMVIYDAERFGLSQLHQLRGRVGRGSDQSFCILLADPKSETGKERMKIMTETNDGFLLSEKDLELRGPGDFFGKKQSGLPEFKVADMVHDYRALETARDDAAQLIETNEFWTAPEFHYLREYLRETGVLEGEKLD, encoded by the coding sequence ATGACTCTTCCAGTTACAGCCGTAAAAGGGATAGGAGAAGAAACCGCTGCAGCATTAGAGGAAATGAATATTAAAACCGTAAAAGATTTACTAGAGTACTTCCCGTTCCGCTATGAAGATTACCGACAAAAGGATTTGGCAGAGGTTAAGCATGAAGAAAGAGTGACTGTGATCGGAAAGATACATAGCGAGCCCTCTCTTGTCTACTATGGAAGAAAGCGTTCAAGATTAACGTTAAGAGTACTTGTAGGAAACTATCTAATACAGACAGTATTATTTAATCAGCCATATATCAAGAACAAAATCTCAATAAATGAAACAGTTACGGTTACGGGAAAATGGGACCAGCATCGGCAAACAATTACAGCAAGTGAATTGCATGTTGGTTCGGTTATAAAAAGTAAAGATTTTGAGCCAGTTTATACTGTAAAGGGAAAAGTAACGGTTAAAGGCTTAAGACGCTTTATCAGTCTTGCTTTTTCTCAATTTGGGACAGATGTGGAAGAAACATTACCAGAATTATACTTAATTAAATATAAGCTATTGAATAGAAGGACTGCACTAAACATCATGCATTTTCCAGCAGATCAAAATGATTTAAAGCAGGCTAGAAGAAGATTTGTTTATGAAGAGTTTTTTTATTTTCAAATAAAAATGCAAGCATTAAGAAAGATTGATAGAGAACAGTCAAAAGGCATCAGCCAACTTTATCATCTCGAAAATCTTAAGTTATTTATTCATTCATTGCCATTTTCCCTTACAGATGCACAAAAAAGAGTTGTTAAGGAAATTCTTTCTGATATGAAGTCACCGTTTAGAATGAACCGGCTCTTGCAGGGAGATGTAGGTTCCGGAAAGACAGCAGTGGCGGCAATTGCTCTTTATGCGTCTAGAACGGCTGGCTTTCAAGGTGCGTTAATGGTCCCGACGGAAATATTGGCGGAACAGCATGCTGAATCACTGAAACAAATGCTTGATCCCTTTCAGATAAAATGTGAGCTGCTGACAAGTTCGGTTAAGGGAAAAAGACGCCGAGAAATCCTGCAGCTTCTTAAAGAAGGAGAGATTGATGTTCTTATCGGAACACATGCTTTAATACAAGATGAGGTCGAATTTCAGAAATTAGGGCTTGTTATTACAGATGAACAGCATCGATTTGGGGTTGAACAGCGAAGGGTTTTGAGGGAGAAGGGGGAGAATCCCGATGTTTTATTTATGACAGCAACCCCTATTCCCCGAACATTAGCGATTACTGTTTTTGGAGAAATGGATGTATCCATTATTGATGAAATGCCGGCAGGGAGAAAAGTGATAGAAACGTATTGGGCGAAGCCTTCTATGCTTGAGCGAGTTTTAGGATTTGTTGAAAAGGAGCTTCGTGCTGGTCATCAGGCATATGTTATTTGTCCGCTAATCGAAGAATCTGATAAGTTGGACGTCCAGAATGCAATCGATGTTCATGCGCAATTAACACATTTTTTTAATGGGCGTTATCAAGTTGGATTAATGCATGGCAGATTACACTCTGATGAAAAAGAAGCAGTAATGAAGGAATTTAGCCATAATGAAATTCAAGTGCTCGTTTCGACAACAGTAGTTGAAGTTGGAGTGAATGTCCCTAATGCCACGATGATGGTCATTTATGATGCTGAACGATTTGGTTTGTCCCAGCTTCATCAGTTAAGAGGCAGGGTTGGACGTGGCAGTGATCAATCTTTTTGTATTCTCCTGGCCGATCCGAAGTCAGAAACAGGGAAAGAACGGATGAAAATAATGACCGAAACAAATGACGGGTTTCTTCTTAGTGAAAAGGACCTCGAACTAAGAGGACCAGGTGATTTCTTCGGAAAAAAACAAAGCGGACTTCCTGAATTTAAGGTTGCTGATATGGTGCATGATTATCGAGCTTTAGAGACAGCTAGAGATGATGCAGCACAATTAATTGAAACAAATGAATTTTGGACTGCTCCTGAATTTCATTATTTAAGAGAATACTTAAGGGAAACCGGTGTGCTGGAAGGCGAAAAACTTGATTAG
- the rsgA gene encoding ribosome small subunit-dependent GTPase A has product MPEGKIIKALSGFYYVLSGNETIQCRGRGVFRKNKITPLVGDEVVFQAENDKEGYILEIKERKNELVRPPIANVDQAILVFSAVEPSFSTSLLDRFLVLVEFNHIKPIICITKMDLTNEEQYKEIQNYANNYRKAGYQVLLTSSETEEGIKDLSPFLDGEISVFAGQSGVGKSSLLNALRPDLELRTNDISSHLGRGKHTTRHVELIKVGNGLVADTPGFSSLEFTDIEMEDVNFCFPEIQQHSEDCKFRGCLHLAEPKCAVKIAVDNHEIPLYRYEHYKTFLQEIKERKPRY; this is encoded by the coding sequence ATGCCTGAGGGCAAAATTATTAAGGCATTAAGCGGGTTTTATTATGTTTTAAGTGGTAATGAAACTATACAATGCCGTGGTCGGGGTGTATTTCGAAAGAACAAGATAACTCCTCTTGTCGGTGATGAGGTCGTATTCCAAGCAGAAAATGATAAGGAAGGGTATATCCTTGAAATTAAAGAGCGGAAGAACGAACTTGTCAGGCCGCCAATTGCCAATGTAGATCAAGCAATTCTTGTATTTTCAGCAGTTGAACCAAGCTTCAGTACATCTTTGCTTGATCGATTTCTCGTATTGGTAGAGTTTAATCATATTAAGCCGATTATTTGTATTACAAAAATGGATTTAACAAATGAAGAACAATATAAGGAAATTCAAAACTATGCCAATAATTATCGTAAAGCGGGCTATCAAGTTTTATTAACTTCCTCTGAAACAGAAGAAGGGATCAAAGATCTATCTCCATTTTTGGATGGAGAAATCTCCGTTTTTGCAGGGCAGTCAGGTGTAGGTAAATCTTCCTTGCTTAATGCTTTAAGACCAGATCTAGAATTAAGAACAAATGATATTTCCTCACATTTAGGAAGAGGAAAACATACAACAAGGCATGTAGAATTAATAAAAGTAGGGAATGGTCTCGTTGCCGATACTCCAGGGTTTAGTTCTTTGGAGTTTACCGATATTGAGATGGAGGATGTGAATTTCTGTTTCCCTGAAATTCAGCAGCATAGTGAGGACTGTAAATTCAGAGGATGTCTTCATTTAGCAGAGCCTAAATGCGCTGTGAAAATAGCGGTAGACAATCATGAAATTCCACTTTATCGATATGAGCATTACAAAACTTTTTTACAGGAAATTAAAGAGAGAAAGCCGAGGTACTAA
- the rpmB gene encoding 50S ribosomal protein L28, with the protein MPRKCVVTGRKTTTGNARSHAMNANKRTWGANLQKVRILVDGKPKRVWVSARALKSGKVERV; encoded by the coding sequence ATGCCACGTAAATGTGTAGTCACTGGTAGAAAAACAACAACAGGTAATGCACGTTCCCATGCAATGAACGCTAACAAGCGTACTTGGGGTGCAAACCTTCAAAAAGTACGTATCCTTGTAGACGGTAAACCTAAACGTGTTTGGGTATCTGCAAGAGCGCTTAAATCTGGTAAAGTAGAACGCGTATAA
- the spoVM gene encoding stage V sporulation protein SpoVM, with protein MRFYTIKLPRFLGGIVRAMLGTFKKN; from the coding sequence ATGAGATTTTATACAATTAAACTGCCAAGATTTTTGGGCGGCATCGTACGCGCAATGTTAGGAACCTTTAAGAAAAATTGA
- the rpe gene encoding ribulose-phosphate 3-epimerase, translating to MVKVAPSILSADFSKLGEEIKDVERGGADYIHVDVMDGHFVPNITIGPLIVEAIRPVTKLPLDVHLMIENPDQYIEAFAKAGADYITVHVEACRHLHRTIHFIKSLGVKAGVVLNPATPVNTIEHIIEDVDMVLLMTVNPGFGGQKFISSVLPKITAVKKMADDKGLNIEIEVDGGVNEETAKLCIEAGANVLVAGSAVYSQEDRAKAIAAIKGSMIH from the coding sequence ATGGTGAAAGTTGCACCATCGATATTATCAGCTGATTTTTCCAAGCTTGGGGAAGAAATTAAAGATGTAGAAAGAGGGGGAGCAGATTATATCCATGTAGATGTAATGGATGGGCATTTTGTTCCAAATATTACAATTGGTCCGCTTATTGTAGAAGCAATTAGACCTGTTACAAAGCTTCCTTTAGACGTCCATTTGATGATTGAAAATCCAGACCAATATATTGAGGCATTTGCGAAAGCGGGAGCTGATTATATTACCGTCCATGTAGAGGCATGTCGTCACCTCCATCGGACTATACATTTTATTAAGTCTTTAGGCGTAAAGGCGGGTGTTGTTTTAAATCCGGCAACACCGGTAAATACGATTGAACACATCATTGAGGATGTTGATATGGTATTACTTATGACGGTTAACCCTGGCTTTGGCGGTCAAAAATTCATTTCATCCGTTCTTCCGAAAATTACAGCTGTCAAAAAAATGGCTGACGATAAAGGGTTAAACATTGAAATTGAAGTAGACGGCGGGGTAAATGAAGAAACGGCCAAGCTTTGTATTGAAGCAGGTGCTAATGTTCTAGTTGCTGGTTCTGCGGTATACAGCCAGGAGGATCGTGCTAAAGCAATTGCAGCAATAAAAGGAAGTATGATTCACTAA